In Hordeum vulgare subsp. vulgare unplaced genomic scaffold, MorexV3_pseudomolecules_assembly, whole genome shotgun sequence, a genomic segment contains:
- the LOC123421396 gene encoding beta-galactosidase 1-like, with amino-acid sequence MERVSWQPLALLLLAAAAAVASGTEVGYDGRSMVIDGERRLLISGSIHYPRSTPEMWPDLIRKAKEGGLDAIETYVFWNGHEPRRRQYNFEGSYDIVRFFKEVQDAGMYAILRIGPYICGEWNYGGLPAWLRDISGMQFRMHNNPFEQEMETFTTLIVDKLKEAKMFAGQGGPIILSQIENEYGNVMDKLNNDESASEYIHWCAAMANKQNVGVPWIMCQQDQDVPPNVINTCNGFYCHDWFPKRTDIPKIWTENWTGWFKAWDKPDFHRSAEDIAFSVAMFFQTRGSLQNYYMYHGGTNFGRTSGGPYITTSYDYDAPLDEYGNIRQPKYGHLKDLHNVLKSMEKILLHGDYKDTTMGNTNVMVTKYTLDNSSACFISNKFDDKEVNVTLDDGATHVVPAWSVSILPDCKTVAYNSAKIKTQTSVMVKRPGVETVTDGLAWSWMPENLHPFMTDEKGNFRKNELLEQIATSGDQSDYLWYRTSLEHKGESNYKLHVNTTGHELYAFVNGKLVGRHYAPNGGFVFQMETPVKLHSGKNYISLLSATIGLKNYGALFEMMPAGIVGGPVKLVDTVTNTTAYDLSNSSWSYKAGLAGEYRETHLDKAKDRSQWRGGTIPVHRPFTWYKATFEAPTGEEPVVADLLGLGKGVVWVNGNNLGRYWPSYVAADMDGCRRCDYRGTFMADGDGQKCLTGCNEPSQRFYHVPRSFLKAGEPNTMVLFEEAGGDPTRVSFHTVAVGAACAEAAEVGDEVALACSHGRTISSVDVASLGVTRGKCGAYQGGCESKAALAAFTAACVGKESCTVRHTEDFRAGSGCDSGVLTVQATC; translated from the exons ATGGAGCGCGTGTCGTGGCAACCActtgcgctcctcctcctcgcggcgGCCGCGGCCGTCGCCAGCGGCACTGAGGTCGGGTACGACGGCCGGTCGATGGTCATCGATGGCGAGCGCCGCCTCCTCATCTCCGGCTCCATCCACTACCCCAGGAGCACGCCAGAG ATGTGGCCGGATCTGATCAGGAAGGCCAAGGAGGGCGGGCTGGACGCCATCGAGACGTACGTCTTCTGGAACGGCCACGAGCCTCGCCGCCGGCAGTACAACTTCGAGGGCAGCTACGACATCGTGCGCTTCTTCAAGGAGGTCCAGGACGCCGGCATGTACGCCATCCTCCGCATCGGCCCCTACATCTGCGGCGAGTGGAACTACGGCGGCCTGCCGGCATGGCTGCGCGACATCTCCGGCATGCAGTTCCGCATGCACAACAACCCCTTCGAG CAAGAGATGGAGACCTTCACGACCCTCATCGTCGACAAGCTCAAGGAGGCCAAGATGTTCGCCGGACAGGGAGGCCCCATCATCCTCTCTCAG atcgagAACGAGTACGGGAACGTCATGGACAAGCTCAACAACGACGAGTCGGCGTCTGAGTACATCCACTGGTGCGCCGCCATGGCCAACAAGCAGAACGTAGGCGTGCCGTGGATCATGTGCCAGCAGGACCAAGACGTCCCACCCAACGTG ATCAACACCTGCAACGGCTTCTACTGCCACGACTGGTTCCCCAAGAGGACCGACATCCCCAAGATCTGGACTGAGAACTGGACTGGCTG GTTCAAAGCCTGGGACAAGCCTGATTTCCACCGGTCCGCCGAAGACATCGCCTTCTCTGTTGCCATGTTCTTCCAGACGCGAGGATCGCTCCAGAACTACTACATG TACCATGGTGGCACCAACTTTGGCCGCACGTCGGGTGGCCCATACATCACAACCAGCTATGACTACGATGCCCCTCTCGATGAGTACG GTAACATCAGGCAGCCAAAATACGGGCACCTCAAGGACCTCCACAATGTCCTCAAGTCCATGGAGAAGATCCTACTCCATGGGGACTACAAGGACACCACCATGGGCAACACCAACGTCATG GTTACCAAGTACACGCTGGACAACTCCTCTGCCTGCTTCATCAGCAACAAGTTCGACGACAAGGAGGTCAATGTGACCCTCGACGACGGCGCAACCCATGTCGTGCCCGCATGGTCCGTGAGCATCCTGCCGGACTGCAAGACCGTCGCGTACAACAGCGCCAAGATCAAGACACAGACGTCGGTGATGGTGAAGAGGCCGGGGGTGGAAACCGTGACGGATGGCCTTGCTTGGTCGTGGATGCCCGAGAACCTCCATCCTTTCATGACGGACGAGAAGGGTAACTTCAGGAAGAACGAGCTGCTCGAGCAGATCGCGACGTCGGGCGACCAGAGCGACTACCTATGGTACAGGACAAG CTTGGAGCACAAGGGGGAATCGAACTACAAGTTGCACGTGAACACGACTGGCCATGAGCTCTACGCTTTCGTCAATGGCAAGCTTGTTG GGAGGCACTACGCTCCTAATGGCGGATTCGTCTTCCAAATGGAGACACCGGTGAAGCTCCACTCTGGCAAGAACTACATCTCCCTCCTCAGCGCCACCATCGGGCTCAAGAACTATGGTGCTCTGTTCGAGATGATGCCCGCCGGCATCGTGGGAGGGCCGGTGAAGCTCGTCGACACCGTCACCAACACCACCGCCTACGACCTCTCCAACAGCTCCTGGTCCTACAAGGCCGGCCTCGCCGGCGAGTACAGGGAGACCCACCTCGACAAGGCCAAGGACCGCAGCCAATGGAGAGGCGGCACCATCCCGGTGCACCGCCCCTTCACCTGGTACAAGGCGACCTTTGAGGCCCCCACCGGTGAGGAGCCCGTGGTGGCGGACCTGCTGGGGCTCGGCAAGGGCGTGGTGTGGGTCAACGGCAACAACCTGGGCCGCTACTGGCCGTCATACGTCGCCGCGGACATGGACGGCTGCCGGCGGTGCGACTACCGCGGCACATTCATGGCGGATGGCGACGGGCAGAAGTGCCTCACTGGCTGCAACGAGCCGTCCCAGAGGTTCTACCATGTGCCACGGTCGTTCCTCAAGGCCGGCGAGCCCAACACGATGGTGCTGTTCGAGGAGGCCGGCGGCGACCCGACGAGGGTGAGCTTCCACACCGTCGCTGTCGGGGCGGCGTGCGCGGAGGCCGCCGAGGTCGGCGACGAGGTGGCGCTGGCGTGCAGCCATGGCAGGACCATCTCCAGCGTGGACGTGGCCAGCCTCGGCGTCACGCGCGGCAAGTGCGGCGCGTACCAGGGCGGCTGCGAGTCCAAGGCGGCGCTGGCGGCGTTCACGGCAGCGTGCGTCGGCAAGGAGTCGTGCACGGTGCGGCACACGGAGGACTTCCGCGCCGGGTCCGGGTGTGACTCCGGCGTGCTCACCGTGCAGGCAACCTGCTGA